In a single window of the Methanolobus psychrophilus R15 genome:
- a CDS encoding metal-dependent phosphohydrolase encodes MIEDKFDDLEKRFLEYARSFYSEDSFILRNIKLKEGHSLRVCKNASLISASEKLDCEERYLAMTIALFHDIGRFEQLSRYRTFRDSESEDHALLGVKVLKSAGILSVLSPEQQDTIYQAIWNHNRYRIPDGLDSKCLFHSRLVRDADKLDIFKVLTDYYSEKDSFPNPALDMGLPDIPEYSQSLLDDIFNCRIASTANVKTCNDMRLTRLSWVFDLNFPETLRLVRERGYIDMIVEKLPQDNNVAAIHAHLKGHMDSVLNPPCKG; translated from the coding sequence ATGATAGAAGATAAGTTCGATGATCTTGAAAAGCGGTTTCTGGAATACGCACGTTCTTTCTACTCGGAAGACAGTTTCATCCTCCGCAACATCAAGCTCAAGGAAGGGCACAGTCTGAGAGTATGTAAGAATGCCTCATTGATCTCGGCTTCTGAAAAGCTGGACTGTGAAGAGCGTTACCTTGCCATGACTATCGCACTTTTCCATGATATCGGCCGCTTTGAGCAGTTGTCCAGATACCGGACCTTCAGGGATTCGGAATCCGAGGACCATGCACTTCTGGGTGTAAAGGTTCTGAAATCGGCGGGAATACTCTCTGTTTTATCTCCTGAGCAGCAGGATACGATCTATCAGGCGATCTGGAATCACAACAGGTACAGGATCCCTGATGGTCTCGACAGTAAATGCCTTTTTCACTCAAGACTGGTGAGGGATGCTGACAAACTGGATATCTTCAAAGTCCTGACAGATTACTATTCTGAAAAGGATTCCTTCCCGAATCCTGCACTGGATATGGGCCTGCCTGATATCCCTGAATACTCGCAATCTCTGCTGGATGACATCTTCAATTGCCGGATAGCAAGCACTGCAAATGTGAAGACCTGCAACGACATGAGGCTTACAAGGCTCTCATGGGTTTTCGATCTCAACTTTCCCGAGACCTTGCGTCTTGTCAGGGAGCGGGGATACATAGACATGATCGTGGAAAAGCTTCCGCAGGATAATAATGTGGCAGCTATTCATGCTCATCTTAAAGGGCATATGGATTCTGTCCTTAATCCTCCATGCAAAGGATAA
- a CDS encoding DtxR family iron (metal) dependent repressor, with protein MTTERTEDYLKAIEKVVERKGYAQVKDVSRELELSSPSVTGMFKKLTKLGYINYEKYGGVTLTEEGERIAKCTMEKHGVIRDFLLLLGLDEENANLDACKIEHVLAPETFEILTKFVEFIDMRSEWPYWLDHFRHFYTTGEYIDCKPSQKEDCPIHGNNKK; from the coding sequence ATGACAACTGAAAGAACTGAAGATTACCTGAAAGCCATAGAAAAAGTTGTGGAACGAAAAGGTTATGCCCAGGTAAAGGACGTTTCAAGGGAACTGGAGCTCAGCTCACCCAGCGTTACCGGGATGTTCAAGAAACTTACCAAGCTCGGATACATAAACTATGAGAAGTATGGCGGTGTCACGCTTACCGAAGAAGGAGAGAGGATCGCCAAATGTACAATGGAAAAACACGGCGTCATAAGGGATTTCCTCTTACTGCTTGGACTTGACGAGGAAAATGCCAATCTTGACGCATGCAAGATAGAACATGTACTTGCACCCGAAACATTTGAGATCCTTACAAAGTTTGTTGAGTTCATTGATATGAGAAGTGAATGGCCATACTGGCTGGACCACTTCAGGCACTTTTACACTACAGGCGAATATATCGATTGCAAGCCGTCTCAAAAAGAAGATTGTCCGATACACGGGAACAATAAGAAGTAA
- a CDS encoding aspartate aminotransferase: MNISLSERAANMPPFHVMEVLERAQELEREGRNIIHLEIGEPDFPTAPHVCEAAAAAMCSGNTKYTHSQGVPELREAIVENYRYKFGVVISPEQVIITSGTSPAMLLLFIALINPGDEVIMSNPHYACYPNFVRAVSGVPDLIYTDRESGFILQPEQVAARINNKTKAILINSPSNPTGHVMPQGTLRGMADAAGDVPIISDEIYQGLVYDGEDHTILEFTDNAFVLNGFSKLYAMTGWRLGYLIAPKAYVRTLQKVQQNLFISTNAFVQYAGIAALRGPQDMIKEMISTYDERRRYMLKRLRRMGFEVEGEPGGAYYILADARRFSENSLELSRRILEDTGVAVTPGIDFGDGAEGYLRFSYANSMEKIEEGMDRLQTYLAD, translated from the coding sequence ATGAATATCAGTTTATCCGAAAGAGCAGCAAATATGCCGCCATTCCACGTTATGGAAGTACTTGAAAGAGCACAGGAACTGGAGAGAGAAGGTAGGAACATAATCCACCTTGAAATTGGGGAGCCTGATTTTCCTACTGCGCCACATGTATGCGAAGCTGCTGCTGCAGCGATGTGTTCAGGGAACACGAAGTACACCCACAGCCAGGGCGTTCCGGAGCTCAGGGAAGCTATAGTTGAGAACTACAGATATAAGTTTGGGGTCGTGATCAGCCCCGAGCAGGTAATTATCACATCTGGAACCAGTCCCGCCATGCTTTTGCTGTTCATCGCACTTATTAATCCCGGAGATGAAGTGATAATGTCAAACCCGCATTATGCATGCTATCCTAATTTCGTGAGAGCAGTGAGCGGAGTTCCGGACTTAATCTATACAGACAGGGAAAGCGGGTTTATACTGCAGCCGGAACAGGTTGCTGCGAGGATTAACAATAAAACAAAAGCGATACTTATCAACTCACCCTCCAACCCTACCGGCCATGTAATGCCCCAGGGAACACTCAGAGGGATGGCAGATGCCGCCGGGGATGTACCCATAATATCTGATGAGATATATCAGGGACTGGTATACGACGGCGAGGACCACACCATTCTTGAGTTCACAGATAATGCCTTTGTGCTTAATGGATTCTCCAAACTGTATGCCATGACAGGTTGGAGGTTGGGATATCTGATCGCTCCTAAAGCGTATGTTCGTACCTTGCAAAAGGTACAGCAGAACTTATTCATATCCACGAATGCCTTTGTGCAATATGCAGGTATCGCCGCGCTCCGAGGACCGCAGGATATGATAAAGGAGATGATCTCAACTTATGATGAGAGACGCCGCTATATGCTGAAACGCTTGAGAAGAATGGGATTTGAGGTAGAGGGCGAGCCCGGAGGAGCATACTACATACTTGCTGATGCCCGCCGATTCTCAGAGAATTCACTGGAGCTGAGCCGGAGAATACTTGAAGATACCGGTGTTGCAGTCACCCCTGGAATCGATTTTGGCGACGGTGCTGAAGGGTATCTGCGCTTTTCCTATGCGAACAGTATGGAGAAAATAGAAGAAGGAATGGACAGACTTCAGACATACCTTGCGGATTAA
- a CDS encoding TM helix protein yields the protein MVETAITNSVYGLINALIAFIPLLIAVILLIIIGWIAGRALGKIGSAILDKIGLDDLINRTSIGRMIERTEFTVVELFDAVIRWFVYLVFAVIIIDLLQIQVVAAFITGIILYIPLILSALAVLIIGLLLVDFLAGLVKNVLIATGIDERLERTSVGSGMRTSGITFSGLIAGIVKVFGYLIFIMAALDILNLVLIAGIVAAMIAYLPSLFAGVLILVIGLLAIDLFMDYIGSFMKNMSVEGSEIWVPALRGFLALVVILLALDAMLIDTSIFYILLNPLAWGVAIVVAFKWGIKDAIVAYAREKKQ from the coding sequence ATGGTGGAAACAGCTATAACGAATAGTGTATATGGCCTGATAAACGCATTAATCGCTTTTATTCCGCTATTGATAGCCGTGATATTACTAATAATCATAGGCTGGATAGCAGGAAGAGCTCTGGGGAAAATCGGGTCTGCGATTCTTGACAAAATAGGGCTGGATGACCTTATAAACAGAACATCTATTGGAAGGATGATAGAAAGAACAGAATTTACTGTTGTGGAACTATTTGACGCAGTCATAAGATGGTTCGTTTATCTGGTATTTGCAGTCATTATTATAGACCTGCTACAGATACAGGTTGTGGCAGCCTTCATTACAGGCATAATCCTATACATCCCCTTGATACTCTCGGCATTGGCCGTACTGATAATAGGTTTACTTCTTGTCGATTTCCTGGCAGGCCTTGTCAAGAATGTATTGATTGCAACAGGTATTGATGAGCGCCTGGAAAGAACATCTGTCGGCAGTGGGATGAGAACCAGCGGAATAACTTTTTCAGGACTTATAGCCGGCATTGTGAAGGTTTTTGGTTACCTGATCTTCATAATGGCTGCACTGGACATCCTTAACCTGGTACTCATCGCAGGCATTGTTGCAGCCATGATAGCATACTTGCCAAGCCTGTTTGCAGGTGTCTTGATACTGGTCATTGGCCTTCTTGCGATAGACCTGTTCATGGATTATATTGGCAGCTTCATGAAGAACATGAGTGTCGAAGGCAGTGAGATATGGGTGCCTGCTCTTCGGGGCTTCCTTGCATTGGTGGTGATCCTGCTTGCCCTTGATGCAATGCTCATAGATACGAGCATATTCTATATTCTTCTCAACCCGCTTGCCTGGGGAGTTGCAATCGTGGTAGCATTCAAGTGGGGCATAAAGGATGCCATTGTGGCTTATGCGAGAGAGAAGAAACAGTAG